From the genome of Verrucomicrobiia bacterium, one region includes:
- a CDS encoding NADH-quinone oxidoreductase subunit K yields NVNFVAFGRFCMPDKAVGQTFALFVIALAAAEVCIALSLILLLYRQKGSIDAERANDLKG; encoded by the coding sequence CGAACGTCAATTTTGTCGCATTCGGCCGTTTCTGCATGCCGGACAAGGCCGTGGGACAGACTTTCGCCCTTTTCGTGATCGCGCTGGCCGCCGCCGAGGTCTGCATCGCGCTCAGCCTCATCCTCCTCTTGTACCGCCAAAAAGGATCGATCGACGCCGAACGGGCGAACGATCTGAAAGGCTAG